A window of candidate division WOR-3 bacterium contains these coding sequences:
- the dtd gene encoding D-aminoacyl-tRNA deacylase: MRALLQRVSRARVVVGGETIGEIGSGLLIFLGIGKQDSESTCRQLASKVCRLRIYDDEQGKMNRSLLDVGGEALVVSQFTLYADTEQGLRPSFSNACEPARAESLYERFISELRYLGVPVQTGKFGARMDVELVNRGPVTIMVEV, encoded by the coding sequence TTGTGGGGGGTGAGACAATCGGTGAAATTGGGAGTGGGCTTTTGATTTTTCTCGGTATCGGGAAACAGGATAGCGAGTCAACCTGCCGCCAACTGGCATCAAAGGTGTGCCGTTTGCGAATATATGATGATGAACAGGGCAAGATGAACCGTTCGCTATTGGATGTTGGGGGAGAAGCACTGGTGGTTTCCCAGTTCACCCTTTATGCTGATACTGAGCAGGGTCTGCGGCCATCTTTTTCTAATGCCTGCGAACCCGCACGCGCCGAGAGTCTTTATGAGCGGTTTATTAGTGAATTGCGGTATCTTGGCGTCCCAGTGCAGACGGGTAAGTTTGGTGCGCGTATGGACGTGGAGTTGGTTAACAGAGGTCCGGTTACGATAATGGTGGAGGTTTGA